One window from the genome of Anopheles merus strain MAF chromosome 3R, AmerM5.1, whole genome shotgun sequence encodes:
- the LOC121595399 gene encoding AT-rich interactive domain-containing protein 1B-like, with translation MLDDLDLATQRNLALARLNASPLPSAAGGLNPSPSSGGSSAAAVAVAAAAAAAAAAAANGPDGPALYGHLYGKEMGLMRKLSAMDDFGSAGGTNSPSSAAMRTYQQLLQSDGQQQQQQQHPHAKFNGGQFGYPNAGGLLKPCYDYGSPQQHQQQQAVAAAAAAAAAALAAQHQHQMQPPNQPPAATTNGSNNGVGPPIKKELGYAGAADLYTPPLTPSSIGSGGSNSGQGPPIAATSTATSTSSSTTAAALSFMNNLYGEAGHGEPFANGPPATSAGSQSCMRPGGGLKADQQAAMLASMGGGRAPGASSIMNSLASSAKHEPNTPNDGLANDHLHHQHHQQLGGGHHHHQLHQHHHSMHLAHHPGNGGGGGGNNSATPTPLNGAGGDDDHDKLSSPLTGTTSTLTSDLHDPDNDSNPDGYTIL, from the exons ATGCTGGACGATCTGGACCTGGCCACCCAGCGCAATCTGGCGCTCGCGCGTCTCAACGCGTCCCCGCTTCCATCGGCCGCCGGCGGTCTCAATCCATCCCCTTCCAGCGGCGGCTCGTCGGCGGCGGCCGTCGCAGTGGCGGCTgctgcagcggcggcggccgccgccgccgccaacgGTCCCGACGGTCCGGCCCTGTACGGGCATCTCTACGGCAAGGAGATGGGCCTGATGCGCAAGCTCTCTGCGATGGACGATTTCGGCTCGGCCGGCGGGACAAACTCGCCTTCGTCGGCCGCCATGCGCACCtaccagcagctgctgcaatCGGACGGC cagcagcagcagcagcaacaacatccccACGCAAAGTTTAACGGCGGACAGTTCGGTTATCCCAATGCAGGCGGACTGCTGAAACCATGCTACGACTACGGTTCGccccagcagcatcagcaacagcaggcaGTGgccgccgcagcagccgcagcagccgccgcacTAGCCGCCCAACATCAGCACCAGATGCAGCCGCCCAATCAGCCGCCAGCTGCGACAACCAACGGCTCCAACAACGGCGTCGGGCCGCCGATCAAGAAGGAGCTCGGTTATGCGGGAGCGGCCGACCTGTACACTCCGCCCCTGACGCCCTCCTCGATCGGAAGCGGTGGCTCCAACTCCGGCCAAGGTCCGCCCATCGCCGCCACCTCGACGGCCACCTCCACATCCTCCTCGACGACCGCAGCAGCCCTCTCCTTCATGAACAATCTGTACGGTGAGGCGGGCCACGGAGAACCGTTCGCCAACGGTCCGCCTGCAACGTCCGCGGGCAGCCAGAGTTGTATGCGTCCGGGCGGCGGCTTGAAGGCGGACCAGCAGGCCGCAATGCTCGCGTCGATGGGTGGTGGCCGGGCGCCGGGGGCCAGCTCAATTATGAATAGTCTAGCGAGTAGCGCCAAACACGAACCAAATACGCCGAACGATGGGCTCGCCAAcgatcatcttcatcatcagcaccatcagcagctcgGTGgcggccatcatcatcaccagttGCACCAGCACCATCATTCGATGCATCTTGCGCATCATCCGGGCaatggtggcggcggcggcggcaacaaCAGCGCCACACCGACACCGCTGAACGGGGCcggcggcgacgacgaccATGATAAGCTGTCATCGCCGCTGACCGGTACCACCTCGACGCTTACGTCCGACCTGCACGATCCGGACAATGATAGCAACCCGGACGGGTACACGATTCTGTAG